The Opitutales bacterium nucleotide sequence CTGCTCCAGGAAACCACAAGCTCTCCATTGGAAACAAAAACGGTGCGATGAGGGCGATCAGGCCAAGGATCAGGCCTGTTATCTTGGCTTTCGACATGTTGATGAATGGCGTAGCTTAGTGTGTTCCAACGATCAAAGCTTTATTCTACCGATACGATCATGGTGTGATTAAGATTATGTGGAACTGAGATAGGCCCAGATTCTATGGGTATAGCAATGGCTAACAGCCATTGCTTGACATGCACTTCATCTGGTTCCACGGCAATCGTTCTCGCAATCGCCCTACAAAACGCCTTCATGCGCGCATGTCCTAAGCACAGGGACAGTAGGCGAAGTTGATAAAATCGACGCAGATGCAGGTAAGTTATATCTCAGACAAGAACATGTCTTGATCCGTCGGAACGCGCGTCTAGAAAGGTTCAATGAACGACGCACAGGACAACTGGACACGTGACAACGAGGGCGAGGTAGGCCTCGTTGAGCCCAGGGATTTTTTGTGCACGGAACCGTTCTATTTTGAAGCCGGTGGGGTGCTTCTTCAGTTTACGATACGCTACGAAACCTATGGACGCCTTAATGAGGCGCGCGACAATGCGATTATCATCGGCCATGCTGTGAGTGGGGATCATCACGTTGCTGGTGTCCACAGCATTACTGACCGAAAAACTGGCTGGTGGAATCATATAGTGGGCCCGGGAAAACCGATCGATACGAACAAGTTCTTTGTCATCTGCTCAAATTGTATCGGTGGGTGTCAGGGGACGACCGGACCGTCGAGTATCAATCCAGAGACGGGTGTAGCCTACGGATTGGATTTTCCTGTGGTTTCGATCGGTGACATGGTGCATGCTCAGAAACGGCTACTCGATCACTTGGAAATCGAAACCCTACATGCAGTAGTCGGCGGTAGTATGGGTGGGATGCAGGCCCTGGCTTGGGCTACGCTGTATCCATCCATCCCTCAACGTATTCTCGGCATGGCGACTACAGCGCGCCAAAATTCCCAAGCGATTGCCTTCAACGAAGTGGGGCGCAGCGCGATCATGCAGGACCCCGATTGGCGCAATGGAAATTATACCATCGGCGAAGGACCGAAGATGGGCTTGGCGATCGCGCGCATGATGGCACACATCACTTATCTATCGGATCGTGGCTTGGAGAGTAAATTTGGACGCAATCGTCGCAATACTACCGATGCTGTCGAAGAACCTGGTGCGCGTGAGATGTTTGAGGTCGAGTTTGAGGTGGAGTCTTATCTCCGGTATCAGGGGCGTTCTTTCGTAAATCGTTTCGATGCGAATACTTATCTGTACTTCACTAAGGCCTTAGACCGTTTCGATTTGTATAAAGGGCATGATAGTCTGGCACCGGCTTTTAAAGATGTGCAGGCGCGATCCTTGATTATTGGATTCACCTCAGACTGGCTTTTTCCGCCGGAGCAGAACCAAGACATTGTCTACGGCCTTCTCGAAGCAAAGAAGGACGCTAGCTACCTGGAGTGCGCCATGGATTTGGGGCACGACTCATTCCTTTTAAAATCACCGGACTTATATCGCATCGTGGAGGGCTTTCTCAATGACCGCTGATAACTATCCGCATCCCAAGGTAGATCGCTCCGTCACATCAAAGCGACAGGTGGATTTTCAGGTGATTGCCGAGTGGGTGCAGCCACAGTCGAGTGTGCTTGATTTGGGGTGTGGGCGCGGTGTCCTTTTGGAATACCTCAAGGTCAGCAAAGATGTCTACGGAGTGGGTGTAGACCTGTCGTTAGACAAAGCGAGTTCTTGTGTAAAGCGCGGCATCCCGGTTTTTCAAGGTGATATCGATACCGTACTGAGTCGTTTTCGACCGAAGTCATTTGATCGCGTTATTTTTTCCCGGACCGTTGAAGAATTGGAGCGTCCTAAGGAAACGCTGCTGCGCGCACTCAAAGTGGGACGCTCAGTGACAGTAGGATTTATTAATAACGGATTCTGGATCAACCGCATGAATATGTTCCTTCATGGCAAGCGTACTATCAATGACGTCTTTCCGCGCCCCTGGTATGAGAGCCGACCGAGTAATCCCTTCTCGATGAGCGAGTTCGAAAGCTTTTGCTCCAGTGAATCGGTAAAAATCGAGCGCCGTATCTGCCTCGGGTCTGATTGGCAAAACACTGTGCAAGTCCTCCCCAATGTGCGCGCAGGCTACGTGATTTTCGACGTGTCGAGAAACAGCTGAAAAGCCCGAATTTTCTTGGTAGGTTATACGAATGCCGAATTTTACAAACTGTCAGCTGGCTCCGTTCATTATTAGAAAAATTCTAAGGTGTCGATCTGGGGCTTGGCTCTTCCGGGTGGGGGTGTCATTGCTTCGGGATTGCTTTTGGGGCGGGGACAGTTGTTTGTTAATTGTATGGAGGCGTCTGGGGATCATGAGAGCTTGTCGGTGACTTTGGATCGTTTGCTGCGCGATCATGTGGCTGAGGACGGGGTGACTTTTGGGGCACTCCTGAAAGCGGTGACGGACCGTGGGTTTGGTCTGGTGTTGATGCTGCTTGCGTTGCCCAGTGCTTTGCCAGTTCCGGCTCCGGGGTATTCCACGCCGTTTGGTATCGCGATCGCGCTGTTGGGGTTGCAGATGGTGGCGGGACGTCATGTCCCGTGGGTGCCGCAGTGGGTTCAAGATCTCAAGCTGAGCGCGGGGTTTGGACAGAAACTGATTGGTGCTGGGCGCGCTTTTATTGAGAGGGTGGAGGTTTTGGTACGGCCTCGTCTGTCCTGGGTAGCGAATCAGCAGGGGCGGCGGTTTTTGGGTGTGGTAGTGATGACCATGGGGGGGCTCATGATTTTTCCGCTGCCAGGGACAAATACGTTTCCGGCTATGGTTATTTTTGTTCTGGGTTTGGCTGTCACAGAAGAGGATGGTTTCGCCGGTTTTTTAGCTGCGGCAGCGGGCGTGGGGGCCGTATTGCTTTATGGTGTAGCAATCTATCTTTTGCTGACAACAGGGTTTGATTTGATCGGCGCTTTGAAGGATTGGGTGAAGGGACTGTGGGCGTAGGCGTTTACGGCACAGGAATGGACGCTAGCTTTCGCAATAGGGTTATGCGAAGGGTGGAATTCAGACGCTGCTAGCTAGCTTTATGCGTCTTTGAAAAAATGCGAATATAGCCTAGCTGGGGCTCGGCGTTCCCGGATAAAAGGAGCAGTTTTTTGCTACGGAATGCGCGGAAATGGCGCTGTGAAGTCCTTATTTACTGTTGTTAGTTCCCCAAAAGGTTCTTTGAGCAAAATATATTGTTCCTTTCATGCCTGCATAGTTCCCAAACAACGCCTTAATCACCGGAAAACTTCACATTCGGACTCATCATTTTCCACGATATACGTTTGAGGGCAGAGACAGATTTCTTCCCGTGCGCACAGAAGAGCATATGGCCTTCGTAGAGAGCTAGTTCGGGGCTGATAATCTCGATTAGACGATGATACATGTCCTCGTATCGAATGTCGTCACAGACAAGAATGTAGTCTGATAATAACAAGGTCTTTATCTTGGGGATGTTCTTCTCTACTTCAGCAAGATCATGGGTGATGTCGCAGAAAACCATCGAGAACTGGGTAGAGCCAAAATCGTAGTGTTCGAAATAGCCCTTGAGGCAATCGACGTAGTTGCTGAGACCTCTCTCTGCCAAATTCTCTTTCAGTGAGGTAAGGGTGCCTTCCTCTTTTACTAAGTGGCGCATGTAGCGCTCACGCCGCCACGCCGGTGTGTTGTCCAAATTTTCATTAAAATACTCCTCGAATGCCTGTCTAGATGAGAAATGAATATCGAGAGACTGTAGCCTCACCTTACTGCGTTTTAGTTTGAGCGCAGAGGCCAGATAGATGGTCGAGCGTCCGATCCAAGGTCCTAATTCCAAGATTGGGCCAGTATTCATGAGGCCGAGTAGGAATAGCCTCGGACTCTGAGCCGGGTTGATCATGCCATCAGGAGGGAAGAAGATAGGGAAAAACAGCTTAAGCAACCGCATAAGCCTTCGATTACTCGGCATGACCCTGGGAGCTGAAAAGCAATTTGAGACGTTGTGCATATGAACGGGCCTAATTGAGGGGACGGGGAGTTCTTTGCACTGGATATACAACGATCACCGTAAAAGAGAGGAGCTATTACTTGCTATCCCTGTTACCCGTCGGTGCCCTTGTTGTGGTTGGGGCGCTCTGTCGGCTCGCGTCTTCGATTTGGATCGAGGTAGGGAGGGTCACGCACAATCGTGATCGTTGTCGAGATCCCGTCGACTACGCCAACGACCACGAGACGAGATACGAAAACCGCTGGAGGGCGGTGCTTTGTCGCCGCCGGTGGCCTGTTGCTTGGGCGGTCGTGCCAATCGATACGCAACCCGCGAGCCGACAGAGCGGCTCAACAACAAAAGAGGCAGTTGGGGACATGTCCCCGCTGTTTCAATTAGGCCTTGAGTCATCCATCCCCTGTAAATCTGCTTGCCTCGCCGGACCATTTCCTTGTCGGATAGTTCGTTTTATGGAGGCTGAACTGAATGCAATCTTGGAGCGTGCACGTGGCGAAATCGCTGATGTGCAGACACGGCCGGAATTTGAGCAATTTAAGGCATCGATATCTGGGCCCAAAGGCGCGATGACCCAAGTGATGAAAGGCATGGGAAAGGTGCCCAAGGAAGACAAACCGAAAGTCGGTAGAGCGATCAATGCGGCCAAGCAGGAACTCGAAGCACTTTTTACATCCGCTCTGGAAAAGATCGACGCTTTAGAAATGGAAAAGGCGATTGGGCCGGCTATCGATCCGACCTTACCCAGCCCGGATTTTGAGCTCGGAAGCCGACATCCGATAAACCAAATCCGTGCCCGCTTGGTAAAGATTCTTCAAAATGTTGGATTTTCAGTTGCCGAAGGCCCGGAAGTGGAAACGGAGTGGTTTTGTTTCGATGCCCTCAACACGGCACCAGATCATCCGGCCCGCGACCTTCAGGATACCCTCTATCTGAAGAAAGATGCCAACCTGTCTAATGTCTCGCGGCACAGCGATGAGCGCTACCTCCTGCGCACACATACGTCGACCGTGCAAATTCGCACCATGTTAAAATACGATCCGCCCATTCGCGTGATTTCGCCAGGGCGGGTGTTTCGACGTGATACTGTCGATGCGACGCATAGCTCCTGTTTTCACCAGATCGAAGCTCTGTATGTAGACAAAAACGTCACCGTAGCAGACCTAAAAGCACTTTTGGATTATATGATGCGGGAGCTGCTCGGCTCTGATGCTGAAACGCGTTTTCGCCCCCACTTTTTTCCTTACACCGAGCCCAGCTTTGAACTCGATTGCAGTTCTGCTCATCTAAAGAAAGTGGGCAAGCGTTGGACTGAGATGGGGGGCTGCGGCATGGTAGACCCATCCGTCTTTGAAGCCGTAGGTTACGATCCTGAAGTCTACTCTGGGTATGCTTTCGGATTCGGCCTCGAGCGTCTTGCCATGATCCTTTATGGAATCGATGACATTCGACATTTCTATCAAAACGACATCCGCTTCCTGTGCCAATTCGCCTGACGGGAAATCTACTGATTATAGACAATGAAAATTTCTCTGAATTGGATTCGCGATTACATTGATTTGCAGGAGCCCATCGATCGTATCGAAGAAGCACTCACTTTAATTGGCTTTGAAGTAGAGGGCGTCGAACAGACGGGTCTTCAGCCCCTGGAAAAGTGTGTCATCGGCAAAATTCTAGCCCGTGACCGACACCCAGATGCAGATCGTTTAGGGGTATGTGCCGTCGATGTGGGCGATGGCGTAAAGCGACAGATCGTTTGTGGGGCGACCAACTACGTCGTCAACGATCTCGTTCCCGTCGCTTTACCTGGGTGCGTCTTGCCGGGTAATTTCAAGATAAAAAAGTCCAAGTTACGTGGCGTCGTGTCGGAGGGTATGATGTGTTCGGCGAAGGAGCTCGGGCAAGGGGAGGATCATGAGGGGCTCATGATTCTTACTGAACATCCTGAGGCCAAGATTGGTATGCCCATCAATGACCTACTGACTGACAACGACGTCGTCTTTGATGTAGAGGTAACGCCGAACCGACCCGATTGCTTGAGTCACGTTGGGATGGCTCGTGAGCTTGCCGCCTATTTTGATTTAGAACTGAGCTACCCTGAAGTAAAGGCGGGAGCCCACGATCCCGAGCTGTCCGAGAGTCAGCCGCTTATCGAAGGAGTCAATATCGAGGCGGAAGAACGCTGTCAGTTGTATCATGCGTTCAGTATTCAAGGCGTGAATATCGGGCCGAGTCCAGAATGGTTGCAGCAGCGTCTTGAGGCGATTGGTTTGCGCCCCATAAACAATGTGGTCGATGTTACCAATTACGTGCTCCACGAGCTCGGCCAGCCGCTCCACGCCTTCGACCGCAAAAAGATTTCCGGGGACAAGCTCATCGTCCGGCTAGCGAAGTCGGGCGAAAAAATCACCACGCTTGATGAAAAAGAACGCACCCTCTCTGAGCGCACTCTAGTCATCGCCGATGCGACTCAGCCATTGGTCATTGCGGGAGTTATGGGTAGCCAAGATGCCGAGGTCGACGACAGCACAGTCGATGTGGTGCTGGAAGCTGCATACTTTGAGCCCTCGGGGATCCGCCGCACTGGCCGTCAGCTCATTCTCTCAACTGACAGTAGCTATCGATATGAACGTGGCGTAGATTCGTTAGGAGTCGAATTCGCGGCGCTACGAGCAATTGATTTAATTCTCGAGACCGCGGGGGGGAGACTCGTTGGACTGCCCATTATAGAGGGGTCGGCTTTAGAAACGATCACTGAGATTGAGCTAAAACCTCAATTTATACGTGAACGCCTTGGCTTTGGCCCAGACGACAAAAGCATTCAAACAATTCTCGAACGCCTCGAGCTGGATGTAGAAGAAGCACCTACAAGCGATGGTGATCCTACGTGGACAGTGCGCCCGCCTTCATTCCGCAGTGACCTCGAACGTCCCGTAGATCTGGTCGAAGAGTTTTTGAGGATTTACGGGACAGATAAGATTCCTCAGCAGGACGTTCAAGCGAGCCGCCCCTTCCAGCCCTTGCATCCGATGGCAGCCTTCGTCGAGCGGGCTACTCAATTACTCATTGGTCAGCAGTTTTCCGAGACAATGTCTTTCTCGCTACGTAGTCAGGAAGAGGTGACACGCTGGCTAGGCCATGCCACGGCAGATGATCTTGAATTGGCCAACCCACTCACCTCGGACCAAAGTCACTTGCGTCCTACACTGATCCCTGGCTTGCTGGAAACGCTCAAATTCAATGCGAGTCGCGGCACGGGAGCGGGACGTTTCTTCGAGATAGGGCGCGTATTCCGCGAAGATGCCGGACGCATTTGGGAAGCGCTTTCTGTGGCTTTTGTGATTTACCAAGACCCGAGGAATAATCAGTGGAAGGAGCTCAGTCCCGTTGATTTCTTCACGGTTAAAGGACAATTTCAACAGATACTCAACCTGGCTGATATCCCAACAGGAAATCACCTCTATCGTCCGACTGCTCCTAGCAAGACCTGGAAACACGGACATGCTGCCGAAGTGGGTGATTTGTCCAAAAGAATGTGGCAAGGTAAAGTGGGTCTGATCGATCCGCGTCTCACAAAAGACCTGGGGATCGAAGGCTTAGTCTATGCCGGCTCTTTAGTTGTCAGACCCGAGTTCCTAGATAATGAAACGGCCACGGTGCGTTTTAAACAAATGAGTCAGTTCCCAGCGGCCACGAAGGATTTAGCGCTGATTGTCGACGAGACAACACTCGCAGAGGCTGTCCGTCTCGACCTTCACAAGATCGCCAAAGCATCCATCGATAACAGCTTCGTCGCCGAATCTGTCGACGTATTCGATGTTTACACGGGCGAGGGGGTAGAAGCTGGGAAAAAGAGCCTGGCGTTTTCGATTTCATTTCGTGCCCCCGATCGCACACTGGGAGATAAAGAGATCTCACGCGCTTTCGACGCGATACAAAAACAAATCAATGAGGAAACACCTTACGCGGTGCGCTCTTAAGTTTAGCCCGCAATTTTATCATGTCTGACGATCCTACTTCCATCGATATTGAATACGTTGCCAAGCTTGCACGCATCGAATTGAGCGACGACGAAAAATCTAAATTCTCCACCCAGCTGCATGACGTGCTGGAGCACTTTAAGCAGCTGAACGCGGTGAATGTCGAGGGCATCGAACCCACCGCTCACGCCTTCCCCTTATACAACGTATGGCAGGAGGACGTGCCCCAAACTGGTTTCACTCCGGATGAGGCTCTCAAGAATGCCCCAGCCAAGCGTGCCAACCAGTTGATCGTGCCCAAGGTGATCGAAGACGCATAAACCCATATTGCACTACCGTATGTCTGCACCGATTTATTATGCCACGGCTGCCGAGCTTTCCGACAAGCTCGCTCAAGGCGAAATTTCCTCTCGCGAGCTCACTCAAGCGTTCATCGACCGCACTGCGACTGTCGAGGACCAAGTCGGCTCTTTTCTACATCTCAATACTGAGGATGCGCTCGCCCAGGCCGATGCCTCTGACAAGCGCAGATCTGCAGGTGATGTACGTGGGCCGCTCGATGGTATACCGCTATCGCTCAAAGACGTTATCAGCCGTAAGGGTGATCCTCTGACTGCGGCTTCGAAGATACTTGAGAACTACGTCAGCCCTTACGACGCACATGTGACTGAGTCCCTGGGACAAGCGGGTGTCGTCTTTTGGGGCCGGCTCAATATGGATGAGTTTGCCATGGGTTCTTCCACGGAGAATTCAGCTTTTAAACCTACCAATAATCCGTGGAATTTGGACTGTATTCCTGGTGGAAGCTCTGGGGGAAGTGCGGCTAGTGTGGCAGCTGGGGAAACGCCGCTGACCTTGGGGTCCGATACCGGAGGCTCCATTCGGCAGCCGGCCGCATTGTGTGGGGTCGTGGGGATGAAGCCTACTTATGGGCTGGTATCACGCTATGGGTTGGCAGCGTTTGCTTCTTCGCTCGATCAGATCGGCCCCTTCGGCCGAACCGTCGAAGATGTGGCACTCGTGCTCCAAGCGATAGCCGGCCACGATGAGCGCGACTCGACTTCTTTCAAAACCGACGTCCCAGATTACCGTAAAGCGTTAAAGACTGATTCAGGTCCGTGGAAATTGGGCATCCCCAAAGAATACTTTTCTGAAGGCCTCGATCCAGAAGTCCGCGAGGCAGTCGAAAAGGCCGTGAAATTTTACGAAGGGCAGGGGTGCAGCATCCGAGAAATCAGCTTGCCGCATACGGAGCTAGCCGTGCCTGTCTACTATATTATCGCGACTGCTGAGTGTTCATCCAATCTAGCCCGTTACGATGGTATTCGCTACACCCATCGAGCCCCGAATCCCAAGGACGGCATTGATCTCTATGCACAGAGCCGTGGCTATGGTTTTGGCGAAGAAGTGAAACGTCGCGTGATTCTCGGAACATTCGTCCTCAGCTCGGGATACTACGATGCCTATTACTCCCGTGCCCAGAAGGTCAGAACTTTGATCCGCAACGACTTTATGTCGGCCTTTGAAGATGTCGATGCCGTCATAACACCGACGAGCCCGACTGTGGCGTTCAAACGCGGAGAACGCAGCGACGATCCGCTCGCCATGTATCTGAGCGACATCTACACTATATCTACCAATTTAGCGGGACTGCCCGGAATTTCTGTTCCTTGTGGATTTAGCTCAACCGATTTGCCCATCGGGCTACAATTAATCGGGAAGCCCTTCGGCGAAGCGCAGCTTATGTCCATCGCTCACGCCTTCGATTCCGCTCACGACTATAACCGAGCGACACCTAAGCTCTAATTTCAAAGAAAATGGCTGAATACGAACCTGTCATCGGTCTTGAGGTGCATGTCCAACTCAAGACAAAGTCAAAAATGTTTACGCGGGCAGCCTACCAGTATGGTGAAGCGCCCAATGTGTTCACAAATCCGGTCGTTATGGGATTGCCCGGCGCGTTGCCTGTGCTGAACAAAGAGGCCATTGAGCAAACCGTGCGTGTTGGCCTCATGTTTGGAAGCAAGATCGCCGACATCTGCAAATGGGACCGAAAGAACTATTTTTATCCAGACAACCCTAAGAACTACCAAATCTCCCAATACGACCAGCCGCTCTGCGAGGGAGGTGAGGTGGAGATCGAACTACCCGGTTCGGCCCGTAACATCATGGGCGAACACCGTACGGTAAAGCTTACCCGAGCCCATTTGGAAGAAGATGTGGGCAAGCTGACACACTTCGAAAATGACAGTCTGGTCGATTACAACCGCGCCGGAGTCCCGTTGCTCGAGATCGTTTCAGAACCAGATCTCTTTAACACAGACGAAGTAGTTGCCTTTCTTAACGCCCTGCGTGTCGCATTGAGCAATGCAGGCGTTTCCGACTGTGATATGGAAAAGGGCCAGCTCCGCTGCGATGCGAATGTCAGTCTGAAGCTAAAAGGTTCCGACAAACTCGGCACCCGCACTGAAATGAAAAACCTCAATTCAGTCAGCAACGTCAAAAACGCCATCGAATACGAAATCAAACGCCAGACTGAAGTGCTCGATAGCGGAGGTAGTGTCACCCAGGAAACCCGTCGCTGGAACGTTGAAGGCGGTTTTTCCACACCTTTACGCGGCAAAGAAGAAGCTCATGATTATCGCTACTTCCCAGATCCCGATTTGATGCCCGTGAAAGTGCCTGCAGAGGTGATTGAGCGGATCACCAGTGAACTGCCCGAAATGCCCTTCGACATGCAGCGTCGTTACATCGATGATATGGGCCTTCCTTATACGATCACCTCCGTGATTTGCCTGGACAAGCCTCTGAGCGATTACTTCGAAGCTGCACTCAAAATCTGCAATAAGCCTAAACAGGTCGCCAATTACATCGCCAACGATTTGTTACGTGAGCTCTCTGCCGCCGAGGGAGAGGGAGAGGGGTCTCTACCGATCAGCGAAAGCCCGATAAAGCCCAAACATATCGGCGAGTTAGCTAAGCTCGTGGACGACGGCACCATCTCTAGTCAGGTTGCTAAAGAGATCTTTCCCGAGATGTTTACTACCGGAAAAGCGCCCACAGCGATCGTGGAAGAGAAGGGCCTGAAGCAAGACAACGACATGGGTGCCATCGAGGGGATTTGCATCGAAATCATCGCGAAAAACCCGAAGCCCGTCGCTCAATACAAAGAAGGCAAGCAGCAAGCGATCAACCCACTCATGGGCCAGGTCATGAAGGCGACTCAAGGCAAGGCTAATCCCAAAGCCGTCAGCGAGCTTTTACGCAAGCTCATCGACGCAGGGTAAGCAGTTATATTATTGAAACGACCGCCCAGGCAATAGGCCAGCGGCGCTGACAAAGCACCGCCCTCCAGCGGTAGGTGTATCTTGTCTCGTTGTC carries:
- a CDS encoding homoserine O-acetyltransferase, producing the protein MNDAQDNWTRDNEGEVGLVEPRDFLCTEPFYFEAGGVLLQFTIRYETYGRLNEARDNAIIIGHAVSGDHHVAGVHSITDRKTGWWNHIVGPGKPIDTNKFFVICSNCIGGCQGTTGPSSINPETGVAYGLDFPVVSIGDMVHAQKRLLDHLEIETLHAVVGGSMGGMQALAWATLYPSIPQRILGMATTARQNSQAIAFNEVGRSAIMQDPDWRNGNYTIGEGPKMGLAIARMMAHITYLSDRGLESKFGRNRRNTTDAVEEPGAREMFEVEFEVESYLRYQGRSFVNRFDANTYLYFTKALDRFDLYKGHDSLAPAFKDVQARSLIIGFTSDWLFPPEQNQDIVYGLLEAKKDASYLECAMDLGHDSFLLKSPDLYRIVEGFLNDR
- a CDS encoding methyltransferase domain-containing protein; its protein translation is MTADNYPHPKVDRSVTSKRQVDFQVIAEWVQPQSSVLDLGCGRGVLLEYLKVSKDVYGVGVDLSLDKASSCVKRGIPVFQGDIDTVLSRFRPKSFDRVIFSRTVEELERPKETLLRALKVGRSVTVGFINNGFWINRMNMFLHGKRTINDVFPRPWYESRPSNPFSMSEFESFCSSESVKIERRICLGSDWQNTVQVLPNVRAGYVIFDVSRNS
- a CDS encoding exopolysaccharide biosynthesis protein, encoding MSIWGLALPGGGVIASGLLLGRGQLFVNCMEASGDHESLSVTLDRLLRDHVAEDGVTFGALLKAVTDRGFGLVLMLLALPSALPVPAPGYSTPFGIAIALLGLQMVAGRHVPWVPQWVQDLKLSAGFGQKLIGAGRAFIERVEVLVRPRLSWVANQQGRRFLGVVVMTMGGLMIFPLPGTNTFPAMVIFVLGLAVTEEDGFAGFLAAAAGVGAVLLYGVAIYLLLTTGFDLIGALKDWVKGLWA
- a CDS encoding class I SAM-dependent methyltransferase; its protein translation is MRLLKLFFPIFFPPDGMINPAQSPRLFLLGLMNTGPILELGPWIGRSTIYLASALKLKRSKVRLQSLDIHFSSRQAFEEYFNENLDNTPAWRRERYMRHLVKEEGTLTSLKENLAERGLSNYVDCLKGYFEHYDFGSTQFSMVFCDITHDLAEVEKNIPKIKTLLLSDYILVCDDIRYEDMYHRLIEIISPELALYEGHMLFCAHGKKSVSALKRISWKMMSPNVKFSGD
- the pheS gene encoding phenylalanine--tRNA ligase subunit alpha, with the protein product MEAELNAILERARGEIADVQTRPEFEQFKASISGPKGAMTQVMKGMGKVPKEDKPKVGRAINAAKQELEALFTSALEKIDALEMEKAIGPAIDPTLPSPDFELGSRHPINQIRARLVKILQNVGFSVAEGPEVETEWFCFDALNTAPDHPARDLQDTLYLKKDANLSNVSRHSDERYLLRTHTSTVQIRTMLKYDPPIRVISPGRVFRRDTVDATHSSCFHQIEALYVDKNVTVADLKALLDYMMRELLGSDAETRFRPHFFPYTEPSFELDCSSAHLKKVGKRWTEMGGCGMVDPSVFEAVGYDPEVYSGYAFGFGLERLAMILYGIDDIRHFYQNDIRFLCQFA
- a CDS encoding phenylalanine--tRNA ligase subunit beta, translated to MKISLNWIRDYIDLQEPIDRIEEALTLIGFEVEGVEQTGLQPLEKCVIGKILARDRHPDADRLGVCAVDVGDGVKRQIVCGATNYVVNDLVPVALPGCVLPGNFKIKKSKLRGVVSEGMMCSAKELGQGEDHEGLMILTEHPEAKIGMPINDLLTDNDVVFDVEVTPNRPDCLSHVGMARELAAYFDLELSYPEVKAGAHDPELSESQPLIEGVNIEAEERCQLYHAFSIQGVNIGPSPEWLQQRLEAIGLRPINNVVDVTNYVLHELGQPLHAFDRKKISGDKLIVRLAKSGEKITTLDEKERTLSERTLVIADATQPLVIAGVMGSQDAEVDDSTVDVVLEAAYFEPSGIRRTGRQLILSTDSSYRYERGVDSLGVEFAALRAIDLILETAGGRLVGLPIIEGSALETITEIELKPQFIRERLGFGPDDKSIQTILERLELDVEEAPTSDGDPTWTVRPPSFRSDLERPVDLVEEFLRIYGTDKIPQQDVQASRPFQPLHPMAAFVERATQLLIGQQFSETMSFSLRSQEEVTRWLGHATADDLELANPLTSDQSHLRPTLIPGLLETLKFNASRGTGAGRFFEIGRVFREDAGRIWEALSVAFVIYQDPRNNQWKELSPVDFFTVKGQFQQILNLADIPTGNHLYRPTAPSKTWKHGHAAEVGDLSKRMWQGKVGLIDPRLTKDLGIEGLVYAGSLVVRPEFLDNETATVRFKQMSQFPAATKDLALIVDETTLAEAVRLDLHKIAKASIDNSFVAESVDVFDVYTGEGVEAGKKSLAFSISFRAPDRTLGDKEISRAFDAIQKQINEETPYAVRS
- the gatC gene encoding Asp-tRNA(Asn)/Glu-tRNA(Gln) amidotransferase subunit GatC, with protein sequence MSDDPTSIDIEYVAKLARIELSDDEKSKFSTQLHDVLEHFKQLNAVNVEGIEPTAHAFPLYNVWQEDVPQTGFTPDEALKNAPAKRANQLIVPKVIEDA
- the gatA gene encoding Asp-tRNA(Asn)/Glu-tRNA(Gln) amidotransferase subunit GatA, translated to MSAPIYYATAAELSDKLAQGEISSRELTQAFIDRTATVEDQVGSFLHLNTEDALAQADASDKRRSAGDVRGPLDGIPLSLKDVISRKGDPLTAASKILENYVSPYDAHVTESLGQAGVVFWGRLNMDEFAMGSSTENSAFKPTNNPWNLDCIPGGSSGGSAASVAAGETPLTLGSDTGGSIRQPAALCGVVGMKPTYGLVSRYGLAAFASSLDQIGPFGRTVEDVALVLQAIAGHDERDSTSFKTDVPDYRKALKTDSGPWKLGIPKEYFSEGLDPEVREAVEKAVKFYEGQGCSIREISLPHTELAVPVYYIIATAECSSNLARYDGIRYTHRAPNPKDGIDLYAQSRGYGFGEEVKRRVILGTFVLSSGYYDAYYSRAQKVRTLIRNDFMSAFEDVDAVITPTSPTVAFKRGERSDDPLAMYLSDIYTISTNLAGLPGISVPCGFSSTDLPIGLQLIGKPFGEAQLMSIAHAFDSAHDYNRATPKL
- the gatB gene encoding Asp-tRNA(Asn)/Glu-tRNA(Gln) amidotransferase subunit GatB, encoding MAEYEPVIGLEVHVQLKTKSKMFTRAAYQYGEAPNVFTNPVVMGLPGALPVLNKEAIEQTVRVGLMFGSKIADICKWDRKNYFYPDNPKNYQISQYDQPLCEGGEVEIELPGSARNIMGEHRTVKLTRAHLEEDVGKLTHFENDSLVDYNRAGVPLLEIVSEPDLFNTDEVVAFLNALRVALSNAGVSDCDMEKGQLRCDANVSLKLKGSDKLGTRTEMKNLNSVSNVKNAIEYEIKRQTEVLDSGGSVTQETRRWNVEGGFSTPLRGKEEAHDYRYFPDPDLMPVKVPAEVIERITSELPEMPFDMQRRYIDDMGLPYTITSVICLDKPLSDYFEAALKICNKPKQVANYIANDLLRELSAAEGEGEGSLPISESPIKPKHIGELAKLVDDGTISSQVAKEIFPEMFTTGKAPTAIVEEKGLKQDNDMGAIEGICIEIIAKNPKPVAQYKEGKQQAINPLMGQVMKATQGKANPKAVSELLRKLIDAG